From the Jatrophihabitans endophyticus genome, one window contains:
- the pknB gene encoding Stk1 family PASTA domain-containing Ser/Thr kinase translates to MKTAAADSLVGRTLEGRYRILDRIARGGMSTVYAAVDERLDRMVAVKVMSSALSADPAFSDRFAREARAAARLAHLNVVSVYDQGHEIAQDGHHVFLVMELVEGRTLRELLRERGRLSPAEAVSIMESVLSALAAAHRAGLVHRDVKPENILLSDEGVVKVADFGLARAVETDPSSTRTGLMMGTVAYCAPEQLSRGHADPRSDVYAAGIVLFELLTGEPPYTGESAMNVAYQHVHSRVPAPSSRLKRDGTVPSEIDEIVVAATDSDPTGRPADAGALLAELSDVRGELGLPITPVPPRVRPAPHRPDHRSQRRPTPERATTDALRSGAGADTVMVSDAASPHDTTRLDDRRSAAPARGAGDPPPPVVIPPARERDLRRRRRRRSLIGLLVVIAVGLAAFFGAKAFIEWRFAHVPDVAGGSLTDARHTLEHAGYDVRVNEGKEPSETVPANHVLSTDPQIGSRLPTGKTVTLTLSAGKQTWVIPQTKGRSVQEALVALSATGDLTVKQPPRLRFDDRITKGDVIGTDPAAGNRVNRDQPVTIIVSNGPPAVAVPDIPVGTPLDQAKATIEGKKFVVQTDGRFSDDVAEGGVISVSPSGKATKGSTVTLTYSRGPEMVTVPDIPRGTKVDAASQTIRDANLVPVVKRLIGVGDEVLSTSPGKGSKLRAGSSVTLFVIPG, encoded by the coding sequence GTGAAGACGGCGGCCGCGGACTCCCTGGTCGGCCGCACGCTCGAAGGTCGCTACCGGATCCTCGACCGCATCGCGCGCGGCGGGATGTCCACGGTCTACGCCGCCGTCGACGAGCGGCTCGACCGGATGGTCGCCGTCAAGGTGATGTCCTCCGCGCTCTCGGCCGACCCGGCGTTCAGCGACCGGTTCGCCCGCGAGGCCCGCGCCGCGGCGCGGCTCGCCCACCTCAACGTCGTCTCCGTCTACGACCAGGGCCACGAGATCGCCCAGGACGGCCATCACGTCTTCCTCGTGATGGAGCTCGTCGAGGGGCGGACGTTGCGCGAGCTGCTGCGCGAGCGCGGCCGGCTCTCCCCCGCCGAGGCCGTCTCGATCATGGAGTCCGTGCTCAGCGCGCTCGCGGCCGCGCACCGCGCCGGCCTCGTGCACCGCGACGTCAAGCCCGAGAACATCCTGCTCTCCGACGAGGGCGTCGTGAAGGTGGCGGACTTCGGCCTCGCCCGCGCCGTCGAGACCGACCCGTCCTCGACCCGGACCGGGCTGATGATGGGCACCGTGGCGTACTGCGCGCCCGAGCAGCTCAGCCGCGGCCACGCCGATCCGCGGTCGGACGTCTACGCCGCCGGCATCGTGCTGTTCGAGCTGCTCACCGGCGAGCCGCCCTACACCGGCGAGTCGGCGATGAACGTGGCGTACCAGCACGTCCACAGTCGGGTGCCCGCGCCGTCCTCGCGGCTCAAGCGCGACGGCACCGTCCCGAGCGAGATCGACGAGATCGTCGTCGCCGCGACCGACAGCGACCCGACCGGCCGACCGGCCGACGCGGGCGCGCTCCTCGCCGAGCTGTCCGACGTCCGGGGCGAGCTGGGGCTGCCGATCACCCCCGTGCCGCCGCGGGTGCGTCCCGCCCCGCACCGTCCCGACCATCGCTCGCAGCGGCGGCCGACGCCCGAGCGCGCCACCACCGACGCCCTGCGCTCCGGGGCGGGCGCCGACACCGTGATGGTGTCGGACGCCGCGAGCCCCCACGACACGACCCGCCTCGACGACCGGCGCAGCGCCGCGCCCGCCCGCGGCGCCGGCGACCCACCGCCACCGGTCGTCATCCCGCCCGCCCGCGAGCGCGACCTGCGCCGCCGACGGCGCCGTCGCAGCCTGATCGGCCTGCTCGTCGTGATCGCGGTCGGCCTCGCCGCGTTCTTCGGCGCCAAGGCCTTCATCGAGTGGCGGTTCGCGCACGTCCCCGACGTCGCCGGGGGCTCGCTCACCGATGCCCGCCACACGCTCGAGCACGCGGGTTACGACGTCCGCGTCAACGAGGGCAAGGAGCCCAGCGAGACCGTCCCGGCGAACCACGTCCTGAGCACCGACCCGCAGATCGGCTCGCGGCTCCCGACCGGCAAGACGGTCACGCTCACGCTGTCGGCGGGCAAGCAGACCTGGGTCATCCCGCAGACGAAGGGCCGCAGCGTGCAGGAGGCCCTGGTCGCCCTCAGCGCCACCGGCGACCTCACCGTGAAGCAGCCGCCGCGACTGCGCTTCGACGACAGGATCACCAAGGGCGACGTCATCGGCACCGACCCCGCCGCGGGCAACCGGGTGAACCGGGACCAGCCGGTCACCATCATCGTCTCGAACGGGCCGCCGGCCGTCGCCGTCCCCGACATCCCCGTCGGCACTCCCCTCGACCAGGCCAAGGCGACGATCGAGGGCAAGAAGTTCGTGGTGCAGACCGACGGTCGGTTCAGCGACGACGTCGCCGAGGGCGGGGTCATCTCGGTGAGCCCGTCGGGCAAGGCGACCAAGGGCAGCACGGTCACGCTCACCTACTCGCGCGGGCCGGAGATGGTGACCGTGCCCGACATCCCGCGCGGCACCAAGGTCGACGCCGCGTCCCAGACGATCCGTGACGCCAACCTCGTGCCCGTCGTCAAGCGGCTGATCGGCGTGGGCGACGAGGTGCTCTCGACCTCCCCCGGCAAGGGCAGCAAACTGCGCGCCGGGTCGAGCGTCACGCTGTTCGTCATCCCGGGCTGA
- a CDS encoding spermidine synthase — MTGADAPSELGPGLGRIELLADADRPGGWLLTVDRIRQSYVDLDDPGYLDFEYVQAFADVLDALPPGPLAVTHVGGGACTLARYVAHTRAGSSQIVLEPDAILTEQVRARLPFARGTRVRIRPVDGRRGVAALRDGSADVVVLDAFHGGRVPGELTSREFVTDVARVLRPAGVLLVNVADGPPVRYCRRLAATLATALPEVLAVADPSVLKGRRFGNVVLAASRAALPVDDVRRAAARAAFPRTVHAGTSLAAFAGGATVLTDADPMRSPQPPDALWRVGEWDGD, encoded by the coding sequence GTGACCGGTGCCGACGCCCCCTCCGAGCTCGGGCCGGGCCTCGGCCGCATCGAACTGCTCGCCGACGCCGACCGGCCGGGGGGCTGGCTGCTGACCGTCGACCGCATCCGGCAGTCCTACGTCGACCTGGACGACCCCGGCTACCTGGACTTCGAGTACGTGCAGGCCTTCGCCGACGTGCTCGACGCGCTGCCGCCCGGGCCCCTCGCGGTCACGCACGTCGGGGGCGGTGCCTGCACCCTGGCCCGCTACGTCGCGCACACGCGAGCGGGCTCCTCGCAGATCGTCCTGGAGCCCGACGCCATCCTCACCGAGCAGGTGCGTGCCCGCCTGCCGTTCGCCCGCGGCACCCGGGTGCGGATCCGGCCGGTGGACGGCCGGCGCGGCGTGGCCGCGCTGCGCGACGGCAGCGCCGACGTCGTCGTGCTCGACGCCTTCCACGGCGGCCGGGTCCCCGGCGAGCTCACGAGCCGCGAGTTCGTCACCGACGTCGCGCGGGTCCTGCGCCCGGCCGGCGTGCTGCTCGTGAACGTGGCCGACGGCCCGCCGGTGCGCTACTGCCGGCGGCTCGCCGCGACGCTCGCCACCGCGCTGCCCGAGGTGCTGGCGGTGGCCGACCCGTCGGTGCTCAAAGGGCGGCGCTTCGGCAACGTGGTGCTCGCCGCGTCGCGCGCCGCGCTGCCCGTCGACGACGTCCGCCGCGCCGCGGCCCGGGCGGCGTTCCCGCGCACCGTGCACGCCGGGACGTCGCTCGCCGCGTTCGCCGGCGGTGCGACGGTGCTGACCGACGCCGACCCGATGCGCTCGCCACAGCCACCCGACGCGCTGTGGCGCGTCGGGGAGTGGGACGGTGACTGA
- a CDS encoding class I SAM-dependent methyltransferase translates to MVDPASGSDRDLHEQRDRAVSFGSVAQLYDRARPTYPDALVRDLLTGDPRDVLDVGCGTGRAALLFAGPGRTVLGVEPDAAMADVARGHGLVVEVAGFEEWDDGGRRFDLLVSGQAWHWVDPEAGAAKARTVLRPGGRVGLFWNMDTMTGDDRAALDAAYETVAPQLMHRNRSYGGKRAPREPVLAALAGAGFAEVAQREYSWQRHYAAEDYVQLVQTFSDHNLLPPPEREALLAAVGDAVTSMGGLDITYECQLITALAP, encoded by the coding sequence ATGGTCGACCCCGCATCCGGCTCCGACCGGGACCTGCACGAGCAGCGCGACCGCGCCGTGTCCTTCGGCTCGGTGGCGCAGCTCTACGACCGCGCGCGCCCGACCTACCCCGACGCGCTCGTGCGCGACCTGCTCACCGGCGATCCCCGTGACGTGCTCGACGTCGGCTGCGGCACCGGCCGGGCCGCGCTGCTGTTCGCGGGCCCGGGACGCACCGTCCTCGGTGTGGAGCCCGACGCCGCCATGGCCGACGTCGCGCGCGGGCACGGCCTCGTGGTGGAGGTGGCGGGCTTCGAGGAGTGGGACGACGGCGGCCGGCGCTTCGACCTGCTGGTCAGCGGCCAGGCGTGGCACTGGGTCGACCCGGAGGCCGGCGCGGCCAAGGCCAGGACCGTCCTGCGCCCCGGCGGGCGGGTCGGCCTGTTCTGGAACATGGACACCATGACCGGCGACGACCGCGCCGCCCTGGACGCCGCCTACGAGACGGTCGCGCCGCAGCTCATGCACCGCAACCGGTCCTACGGCGGCAAGCGCGCGCCCCGGGAGCCGGTGCTCGCGGCGCTCGCCGGCGCCGGCTTCGCCGAGGTCGCGCAGCGCGAGTACTCGTGGCAGCGGCACTACGCGGCCGAGGACTACGTCCAGCTCGTGCAGACCTTCAGCGACCACAATCTGCTGCCGCCGCCGGAGCGCGAGGCGCTGCTGGCCGCCGTGGGTGACGCCGTGACCTCGATGGGCGGCCTCGACATCACCTACGAATGCCAGCTGATCACCGCTCTGGCACCCTGA
- a CDS encoding Rv2175c family DNA-binding protein — MELLPFPVVADTLGVPVTRVHQYVRDGQLVATRDDAGVRGVPAQLLQDGAIVKSLPGVVTLLRDARFSDDEIAEWLHRVDDTLPGSPIEALRANRGSEVKRRAQVAGY; from the coding sequence ATGGAGCTGCTGCCGTTCCCGGTCGTCGCCGACACGCTGGGCGTGCCGGTCACCCGGGTGCACCAGTACGTCCGCGACGGCCAGCTCGTGGCGACGCGCGACGACGCCGGGGTCCGCGGCGTGCCCGCCCAGCTGCTGCAGGACGGCGCGATCGTGAAGTCGCTCCCCGGGGTGGTCACGCTGCTGCGCGACGCCCGCTTCAGCGACGACGAGATCGCCGAGTGGCTCCACCGCGTCGACGACACGCTGCCCGGTTCGCCGATCGAGGCGTTGCGCGCGAACCGCGGTTCGGAGGTCAAGCGCCGCGCCCAGGTCGCGGGCTACTGA
- a CDS encoding lycopene cyclase domain-containing protein, whose protein sequence is MHLAYVLILAGCVIGTLPLEFVLRTGVYARWRRLLVAIVPVVVVFGTWDVLAIRARWWHYDPAMITGVTLPGRLPLEELLFFLVIPACSVLTLEAVRARRPHWSIGDESGASA, encoded by the coding sequence GTGCACCTCGCCTACGTCTTGATCCTCGCCGGGTGCGTGATCGGGACGTTGCCCCTGGAGTTCGTGCTCCGCACCGGCGTGTACGCGCGCTGGCGCCGGTTGCTGGTCGCGATCGTGCCCGTCGTCGTGGTGTTCGGGACGTGGGACGTGCTGGCGATCCGCGCCCGGTGGTGGCACTACGACCCGGCCATGATCACCGGGGTGACGCTGCCGGGCCGGCTGCCGCTGGAGGAGCTGCTGTTCTTCCTGGTGATCCCGGCGTGCTCGGTGCTCACGCTGGAGGCGGTCCGTGCCCGCCGGCCGCACTGGTCGATCGGCGACGAGTCCGGCGCATCGGCATGA
- a CDS encoding lycopene cyclase domain-containing protein encodes MTYTLTAVLGVLAALVVDRYVTRRRLVTRRSFWLAYAIVLFFQLVVNGLLTGLEIVRYDPARIVGLRIAFAPVEDLLFGFAMVLLTLTTWVWAGSARAPSADGHAARRAGR; translated from the coding sequence ATGACCTACACGCTCACCGCCGTGCTGGGCGTGCTCGCCGCCCTCGTCGTCGACCGGTACGTGACCCGGCGCCGGCTCGTGACCCGACGCTCGTTCTGGCTCGCGTACGCGATCGTGCTGTTCTTCCAGCTGGTCGTGAACGGATTGCTCACGGGCCTCGAGATCGTGCGTTACGACCCGGCGCGCATCGTCGGCCTGCGGATCGCGTTCGCGCCGGTCGAGGACCTGCTCTTCGGCTTCGCGATGGTGCTGCTGACGCTCACGACCTGGGTGTGGGCGGGTTCGGCTCGGGCACCGAGTGCCGACGGGCACGCAGCGCGCCGCGCAGGCCGCTGA
- a CDS encoding phytoene/squalene synthase family protein produces MSTVDPRHPIARRELDAAGIEGAALRESYLRCRAINAAHGKTYFLATALLPPAKRPFVHALYGFARRADDIVDDTAVPVAERGERLQAWCGEFLADLDWGATSDPVSRAVLDTVTRFDIPTSYFVDFVEAMRWDLDVTSYATYAELEQYMWGSAAVIGLQMLPVLGRRDDAVRWDVLESHAIALGTAFQLTNFVRDVGEDLRRGRVYLPQESLDQFGVDLERLRRGVVDEAIRSLLAWEIERARGLYAKARPGLALVHPTSRDCLQAATTLYGEILDEIEHNDYDVFRRRAHVGAGRRAAVGLSGLRGALRARRHSVPEPNPPTPRS; encoded by the coding sequence GTGAGCACGGTCGACCCCCGGCACCCGATCGCCCGGCGTGAGCTCGACGCCGCCGGCATCGAGGGTGCGGCGCTGCGCGAGAGCTACCTGCGCTGCCGCGCCATCAACGCCGCGCACGGCAAGACCTACTTCCTCGCCACCGCACTGCTGCCGCCGGCGAAACGACCGTTCGTGCACGCGCTCTACGGCTTCGCCCGTCGCGCCGACGACATCGTCGACGACACCGCCGTGCCGGTCGCCGAGCGCGGCGAGCGGCTGCAGGCGTGGTGCGGCGAGTTCCTGGCCGACCTCGACTGGGGCGCCACCAGCGACCCGGTCTCGCGGGCCGTGCTCGACACCGTCACGCGCTTCGACATCCCCACGAGCTACTTCGTCGACTTCGTCGAGGCGATGCGGTGGGACCTCGACGTGACGTCGTACGCGACGTACGCCGAGCTCGAGCAGTACATGTGGGGCTCGGCGGCGGTGATCGGGCTGCAGATGCTGCCCGTCCTCGGCCGCCGCGACGACGCCGTGCGCTGGGACGTCCTCGAGTCGCACGCCATCGCGCTGGGCACCGCCTTCCAGCTGACCAACTTCGTCCGCGACGTCGGGGAGGACCTGCGCCGTGGCCGCGTCTACCTGCCGCAGGAGTCGCTCGACCAGTTCGGCGTGGACCTCGAGCGGCTGCGGCGCGGCGTCGTCGACGAGGCGATCCGCAGCCTGCTCGCGTGGGAGATCGAACGGGCCCGCGGGTTGTACGCGAAGGCCCGACCCGGCCTCGCGCTCGTCCACCCGACGTCGCGCGACTGCCTGCAGGCCGCGACGACGCTCTACGGCGAGATCCTCGACGAGATCGAGCACAACGACTACGACGTGTTCCGCCGTCGCGCCCATGTCGGCGCCGGCCGGCGTGCGGCCGTCGGCCTCAGCGGCCTGCGCGGCGCGCTGCGTGCCCGTCGGCACTCGGTGCCCGAGCCGAACCCGCCCACACCCAGGTCGTGA
- the crtI gene encoding phytoene desaturase family protein has translation MRTVPGPTDHVVIVGAGLGGLAAALHLAGSGRRVTVVEREAVPGGRCGLIADRGYRFDTGPTVLTMPELLAEAFAAVGESMADRLTLHRLDPAYRARFADGSSIDVRSDTDAMADGIATTFGARDADGYRRFVAFLHELYRIEMPHFIARNLDSPLQLVGTPLARLAAMGGFGRLDHLVARYVADDRLRRLFSFQAMYAGLAPSRALAIYAVITYMDCVRGVHFPAGGMHAVPRAMAAAAEDHGVEFRYGTTVTRVDVRAGRARGVITADGERIAADVVLVNADLPSAYAELLPPGSAPRRLRRLRYSPSAVVLHTGSTFSHPDAAHHTIDFGRSWDDTFTEIIDRGRVMSDPSFLVTSPSHTDPALAPAGRHTHYVLFPAPNLAGDVDWTGERERYRDHMVATLERRGYTGFGGAIEVEHLTTPADWRAQGMTMGAPFAAAHTFGQTGPFRAPTLDRRIDGLVFCGSNTQPGVGVPMVLVSGRLAAERVTGTKMDR, from the coding sequence GTGCGCACCGTCCCCGGCCCCACCGACCACGTGGTGATCGTGGGCGCGGGCCTGGGCGGGCTCGCCGCCGCGCTGCACCTGGCCGGCTCGGGTCGGCGGGTCACCGTCGTCGAGCGGGAGGCGGTGCCGGGCGGGCGCTGCGGGCTGATCGCCGATCGCGGCTACCGCTTCGACACCGGCCCGACCGTCCTGACCATGCCCGAACTGCTGGCGGAGGCGTTCGCGGCGGTCGGCGAGTCGATGGCCGACCGGCTCACGCTGCACCGCCTCGACCCGGCGTACCGGGCACGCTTCGCCGACGGCAGCTCGATCGACGTCCGCAGCGACACCGACGCCATGGCCGACGGGATCGCCACGACTTTCGGGGCCCGGGACGCCGACGGGTACCGCCGCTTCGTCGCGTTCCTGCACGAGCTGTACCGCATCGAGATGCCGCACTTCATCGCCCGCAACCTGGACTCGCCGCTGCAGCTCGTCGGGACGCCGCTCGCCCGGTTGGCGGCGATGGGCGGCTTCGGGCGGCTCGACCACCTGGTGGCGCGGTACGTCGCGGACGACCGGCTGCGCCGGCTGTTCTCCTTCCAGGCCATGTACGCGGGGTTGGCCCCGTCCCGGGCGCTCGCCATCTACGCCGTGATCACGTACATGGACTGCGTGCGTGGCGTCCACTTCCCCGCGGGCGGCATGCACGCCGTCCCCCGCGCGATGGCGGCCGCCGCCGAGGACCACGGCGTCGAGTTCCGCTACGGCACCACGGTGACTCGCGTGGACGTCCGCGCCGGCCGCGCGCGCGGCGTGATCACCGCCGACGGCGAGCGCATCGCCGCCGACGTCGTCCTCGTCAACGCCGACCTGCCGAGCGCGTACGCCGAGCTGCTGCCACCGGGCAGCGCGCCCCGGCGGCTGCGCCGGCTGCGCTACTCGCCGTCGGCGGTCGTCCTGCACACCGGGTCGACGTTCTCGCACCCGGACGCCGCGCACCACACCATCGACTTCGGCCGGTCGTGGGACGACACGTTCACCGAGATCATCGACCGCGGCCGGGTGATGAGCGACCCGTCGTTCCTCGTGACCAGCCCGTCGCACACCGACCCCGCGCTCGCCCCCGCCGGCCGGCACACGCACTACGTCCTCTTCCCCGCCCCCAACCTCGCCGGCGACGTCGACTGGACCGGCGAGCGCGAGCGGTACCGCGACCACATGGTCGCGACGCTGGAACGGCGCGGGTACACCGGATTCGGCGGCGCGATCGAGGTCGAGCACCTCACCACCCCCGCCGACTGGCGGGCCCAGGGCATGACGATGGGCGCGCCCTTCGCCGCCGCGCACACGTTCGGGCAGACCGGGCCGTTCCGTGCCCCCACCCTCGACCGGCGGATCGACGGCCTCGTCTTCTGCGGGTCGAACACGCAGCCCGGCGTCGGCGTCCCGATGGTGCTCGTCTCGGGGCGCCTCGCCGCCGAACGCGTCACGGGCACGAAGATGGACCGGTGA
- the metF gene encoding methylenetetrahydrofolate reductase [NAD(P)H]: MPRTVREALAESGPTFSFEFFPPKSEDEEVLLWKTIRELEPLRPSYVSVTYGAGGSTREHTIEITEQIATDTTLMPVAHLTAVGHSVAELRGIAGNLAAAGVINVLALRGDPPGDPEGEWVKHPEGLEYAAELVTLLRAHGDFCVGAAAFPNGHPRSPSVDSDTEQLVAKFRAGAEYAVTNMFFVVDDYLRLRDRVAATGCDAPIIAGLMPITNFGLIRRSEQLTGAPFPEQLGKRFAAVSHDPKSVRAMGIYETSKLAERLLEEGVPGIHFYTMNRSKATREVWANLALGARV; the protein is encoded by the coding sequence ATGCCCCGTACCGTGCGCGAAGCCCTCGCCGAGTCCGGCCCGACGTTCTCGTTCGAGTTCTTCCCGCCGAAGTCCGAGGACGAGGAGGTCCTGCTCTGGAAGACGATCCGCGAACTCGAGCCGCTGCGCCCGTCCTACGTGTCGGTGACCTACGGCGCGGGTGGCTCGACGCGCGAGCACACCATCGAGATCACCGAGCAGATCGCCACCGACACCACGCTCATGCCGGTGGCCCACCTGACCGCCGTCGGGCACTCGGTCGCCGAGCTGCGGGGCATCGCCGGCAACCTGGCCGCGGCCGGCGTCATCAACGTGCTCGCGCTGCGCGGTGACCCGCCGGGCGATCCCGAGGGGGAATGGGTCAAGCACCCCGAAGGCCTGGAGTACGCGGCGGAGCTCGTGACGCTGCTGCGCGCCCACGGCGACTTCTGCGTCGGTGCCGCCGCGTTCCCCAACGGCCACCCGCGCTCGCCGTCCGTCGACTCGGACACCGAGCAGCTCGTCGCCAAGTTCCGGGCCGGGGCCGAGTACGCGGTCACCAACATGTTCTTCGTCGTCGACGACTACCTGCGCCTGCGCGACCGCGTCGCGGCCACCGGGTGCGACGCGCCGATCATCGCGGGGCTGATGCCGATCACGAACTTCGGGCTGATCCGCCGCTCCGAGCAGCTCACCGGTGCCCCGTTCCCGGAGCAGCTGGGCAAGCGGTTCGCCGCGGTGTCGCACGACCCGAAGTCCGTACGGGCCATGGGCATCTACGAGACGTCCAAGCTCGCCGAGCGGCTGCTCGAGGAGGGCGTGCCGGGCATCCACTTCTACACGATGAACCGCTCCAAGGCGACGCGTGAGGTGTGGGCCAACCTGGCGCTGGGGGCGCGGGTCTAG
- a CDS encoding GNAT family N-acetyltransferase has translation MRSAERQPTTGVRVVPWTGDQFGDRVDEAMAIYVAAMGYPEYTGAQRAVSARKHVAHEGFACRAALLPDDTLVGFAYGYTTAPGQWWHDLVRRALAREHNTEWLDDAFELSELHVLPEHQGAGLGREVLLSLAGSLAHRAVLLSTPDSDTRAFRMYRSLGFVDLARNYLFPGDARPFAVLGASLPLTTATAD, from the coding sequence ATGCGATCCGCCGAGCGTCAGCCGACGACCGGCGTCCGCGTCGTCCCGTGGACCGGTGACCAGTTCGGCGACCGCGTCGACGAGGCGATGGCCATCTACGTCGCCGCGATGGGCTATCCCGAGTACACGGGGGCGCAGCGGGCAGTGAGCGCCCGCAAACACGTCGCGCACGAGGGCTTCGCCTGCCGGGCGGCGCTGCTGCCCGACGACACGCTCGTGGGCTTCGCCTACGGGTACACGACCGCCCCCGGCCAGTGGTGGCACGACCTCGTGCGCCGGGCGCTGGCCCGCGAGCACAACACGGAGTGGCTCGACGACGCCTTCGAGCTGTCCGAGCTGCACGTGCTGCCCGAGCACCAGGGAGCCGGGCTGGGTCGCGAGGTCCTGCTCTCGTTGGCCGGCTCGCTCGCGCACCGCGCCGTGCTGCTGTCCACGCCGGACTCCGACACCCGGGCGTTCCGGATGTACCGCAGCCTCGGCTTCGTCGACCTCGCCCGCAACTACCTCTTCCCGGGCGACGCCCGACCCTTCGCCGTGCTGGGCGCGTCCCTGCCGCTCACCACGGCGACCGCGGACTAG
- a CDS encoding phosphoadenylyl-sulfate reductase, whose translation MVALSPQQRSAEQMTRDELRTLAERAGHDLEGASALEILGWADTQFGASWAVASSMADAVVPSLASTVRPGVDVLFLDTGYHFAETLGTRDAVAATLPVTIRSIEPAQNVEQQDVSFGARLYERNPDQCCALRKVMPLRKTLKEYTAWASGLRRDEATTRAGAKVVEWDDGRGMVKLNPIAAWTQDDVDRYIADNNVLVNPLLSDGYGSVGCAPCTRRIKPGEDARAGRWSGSNKIECGIH comes from the coding sequence ATGGTTGCTCTGAGTCCGCAGCAGCGCTCCGCCGAGCAGATGACCCGTGACGAGCTGAGAACGCTCGCCGAGCGGGCCGGTCACGATCTCGAAGGCGCCAGCGCGCTGGAGATCCTGGGCTGGGCCGACACGCAGTTCGGTGCGTCCTGGGCGGTCGCGTCGTCCATGGCCGACGCCGTCGTCCCGAGCCTGGCCAGCACGGTGCGCCCGGGCGTCGACGTGCTCTTCCTCGACACCGGCTACCACTTCGCCGAGACGCTCGGCACCCGCGACGCCGTCGCGGCGACGTTGCCGGTGACGATCCGTTCGATCGAACCCGCGCAAAATGTCGAGCAGCAGGACGTGTCGTTCGGCGCCCGGCTCTACGAGCGCAATCCCGACCAGTGCTGCGCGCTGCGCAAGGTGATGCCGTTGCGCAAGACGCTGAAGGAGTACACGGCCTGGGCGTCGGGTCTGCGCCGCGACGAGGCGACGACCCGCGCCGGCGCCAAGGTCGTCGAGTGGGACGACGGTCGCGGCATGGTCAAGCTCAACCCGATCGCGGCGTGGACGCAGGACGACGTGGACCGCTACATCGCCGACAACAATGTGCTCGTCAACCCGCTGCTGTCCGACGGTTACGGCTCGGTCGGCTGCGCGCCCTGCACCCGGCGCATCAAGCCCGGCGAGGACGCCCGTGCCGGCCGCTGGTCGGGCTCGAACAAGATCGAGTGCGGGATCCACTGA